The following nucleotide sequence is from Nitratidesulfovibrio termitidis HI1.
GCCCTGAACGAGCTGACCGCAGAGCGCCGCGTGGTGCGGTACCAGGGCAAGGGCACGGCGGTGGCCACCTTCGACGCGGACGAAGCGTTGTTCCGTTTCTTCCGCATCGTCAGCTGCGAGGACAGGCGTACCCTGCCTATTTCCGAAGTGCTCGGGGCTTCCCGCGGCAAGGCCGACGCCGAAGAGGCGGCGGCGCTGGACATTGCCCTGGGCTCGCCGGTGCTGCGCATAGACCGCGTGCGTTCGCTGGACGGCGTGCCGCTGCTGAACGAACGCATCGCCCTGAGTTGCGCGCGCATGCCGGGCATCGAGGCCATTCCCGTGGGGGCGCTGCCCAACACGCTGTACGATTTCTTCCAGAAGCGCTTCAACGTCACCATCGCCAAGGCGGACGAAAGCA
It contains:
- a CDS encoding GntR family transcriptional regulator; its protein translation is MHMPVKPAFNPLYQQVKESLLRRIAAGEWAPGSFLPSEPVLAEEYGVSHGTLRKALNELTAERRVVRYQGKGTAVATFDADEALFRFFRIVSCEDRRTLPISEVLGASRGKADAEEAAALDIALGSPVLRIDRVRSLDGVPLLNERIALSCARMPGIEAIPVGALPNTLYDFFQKRFNVTIAKADESITAVAADKSDAERLGVPVGHPLLAIRRVAMDIEENPVELRHTRCVTTNFHYRTKLS